Within Salmo trutta chromosome 30, fSalTru1.1, whole genome shotgun sequence, the genomic segment ATCTCAATATCAAGGTAGGATCAGCTAGTTACACAGGTCTATTAGGCTACAGCCATTCACTAACAAGTCAGACCAGGAACTGTTAAGCTAGTAGTAACAGAATCAACTGGAATGAATCTGAGTAGTTCAAGGCCACGAGGATTTGTGTGTTTAACATTGTCCTTCAAATACTTAATGTCCATAGTATGATGTGCTTGGCCACTGAGGCTGCTAGTGGATCAGGAAGAGTGTCCTGGGTTACTGATCAGTATTGTCCAATGGTAAGCGTACACATACAatcaaatggtaaaaaaaaaagctaaacCAGTTGTTCATATTGGTATGACCAGACCAACCTCACATTAAAGGGCTTTCCAGGCAGGAAGTGGCGGTGGAGtttcccattcattttcaatggagcTAGGTGGGGGGGCCGAATTCTATCCAGGCAGAGTGGTCAGCAGCGCACTTTAAGTCTCCAGTCCAAAAAAAATACTTGTCCAATTGAGGCTAAAACATGTCAGTTAATGAATTCATTATTGCCGTAGTAATATGACAGCTTGCTCAAACTCCTCCCACCCCACCCGAGGTCTCGGCTTCCCCTTCTGTTAAGTACCATGTAcgtaacaattatttaaaaagtTATTACAAAAGTAGAAAATAATCCACTATCCCATCAACAGGATATGAGCTAGCTGGTGAGAACAACTTAAGGTTTGGTGTCTTTGTCTTAGCCAGGTTTATCTGGGCTGAGGGAGAATGCAGTACTGGTCTGCTCCAGTATATGGTGCCACTGAGCTGAGGACTGCTGTCTGTGAGAGGATCAGCGGTTCAAAGTCAGACAGCCAGACGGCTGTTCTGCTGCTGTAGGGGGCTCCAGGCGGCCGTGTGCCCAGGTGCATCCTGGGAGTaggctcctcctctgctctcGCAGGAGAATGACTGGTTCTCCTCCTTGGGAATGCTCCTTCCCACCCCACACAGACGGCGATGACGTAGCAGACGGTCCGTCCGCGAGAAACTCTGGAACCGGGGCAGAGGGAAAGCATACAAGTAACAAATGATGGGAGTCAGTGTAATGTACATATTGACCCCAAACCATGTGCAGTAGGcaaatgttgcagatagaaatgtcatgaatagagccgacatgattccatattctACATcacatatttctatctgaacgttctaCAACGTTGTGCATTGCTGACAGTGCCCcaggtgtgtgtatacagtgtgcaCAATGTACattgaacagaaatataaaaatgcAACAGGTTGTGCGTTTGTCCGTTGTTTCATGGGCTGAAATTAACGTTCCCATAAGATTCGTTCGATACGCACAAAaatcgtatttctctcaaatgatgtgcacaaatttgattacatccctgttagtgagcatttctccttttccaagataaaccatccacctgacaagtgtggcatatcaagaagctgatgaaacggcatgatcattacacaggtgcactttgtgctgggaacaataggccactctaaaatgtgcagttatgtcacacaacataatgccagatgtctcaagttgagggaacgtgcaattggcatgctgactgcaggaatatccaccagagctgttgaaagttagcttatggtagagaaattgccTCCAATGtgattttagagaatttggcaatgtgtccaaacggcctcacaaccgcagacctgACTGCAGCTCGGCGTCGTAACCGAtttcagtgggcaaatactcaccttcgatggccactggcacgttggagaagtgtgctcttcacggattaatcagtttcaactgtaccgggcagatggcagacaacgTGTATGGTGTcttgtgggcgagtggtttgctgatttaatttaacatttcaaatttgatgtcaacgttgtgaacagagtaccccaCGGTGGCGATGGGATtaaggtatgggcaggcataagctacagacaacgaacacaactgcattttatcgatggcaatttgaatgcgctGAGATAccttgacaagatcctgaggcccatagtcctgccattcatccgcctgatcaactctatgcgaaggagatgtgtcgtgctgcatgaggcaaatggtggtcacaccagatactgactggttttctggtcCATGGccacaccttttttttttttgaagtatctgtgaccaaccaaTGCATctctgtgttcccagtcatgtgaaatccatagattagggcccgatttatttaaattgactaatgttcttatatgaactgtaattcagtcaaatctttgaaattgttgcatttatatttttgttcagtgtagatctcGCTTACCTGATTGCAGCGATCACACTGGTAGGGCTTCTCTCCACTGTGAACTCTCTTGTGTCTGTCCAGGTGGTATCGCTGAATAAAGCGCATGTCACACACGTCACACGCAAACGGCTTCTCCcctaaacaacaacacaaaaacacTGTTCAAATCTTAATGCTATAGATTTAATTTGATGGATTTgtacctttttttggggggggggcagcatACCCCTTTTTTTTGTTACTTTCTACACTTTTTTTAACACAGTAGTTACatagcaaaatatatatatagttatttgATATCCATTATTACATCTGGATAGATAGTACTTAAAACGCATCCAGTATACATTATACACTCCGTGGCTAGTTTATTAGTTGCACCCTGTTCATGAAAATGgttcactcctacagacagtgagtcacgtgaccGTGGCTTTCTATATAAAGCCATCAGACAGACGTCGAGGCATTCAgctactgttcgattgaacgtagGAATAGGCAAaatgagtgacctaagcgactttgagcgtatATGATCGTCTGTGCCAGTCGCgacggttccagtatctcagaaacggccagcCTCCTGTGCTTTTCACACATGACAGTATCTAGGGTTTGCCAAAAATGGTGCAAAAAAAcaacatccagtcagcagcagtcctgtgggcgGAAACAGCTTgctgatgagaggtcgaaggggaatggcaagaattgtgcaagctaacaggcgggccacaaacagacaaataacagcaatacaacagtggtgtgcagaacagcatctcaGAACTTGTCACGGATGAGCGaatgcagcagacgaccacaccgggttccactcctatcagctaaaaacaaaaaGCAGCTCTAGTGGGCAtgcaatcaccaacactggacaactgaagAGTCGAAAAACATTGCCTCGCCTGACAAATCCCCGTTTCTGTTGCTTCTTGCTGATGGCAGCATGAGACCATGGCACAATCCAGCCTGGTGTCTacggtagaggtcgaccgattatgatttttcaacgccgataccgattattggagggccaacaaaagccgataccgattaatcggccgattttatttatttgtaataatgacaattacaacaatactgaatgaacacttattttaacttaatataatacatcaaatcaatttagcctcaaataaataatgaaaacatgttaaatttggtttaaataatgcaaaaacaaagtgttggagaagaaagtaaaagtgcaaaatgtgccatgtaaaaaagctaatgtttaagttccttgctcagaacatatgaaagctggtggttccttttaacacgagtcttcaatattctcaggtaagaagttttaggttgaggttattataggactatttctctctataccagatACCTTTGACtgtagtattgccagtgtaacagtatagcttccgtccctctcctcgcccctacctgggctcgaaccaggaacacgtttgaaacgctattagcgcgcaccccgctaactagctagccatttcacatcggttacaccagcctaatctcgggagttgattgGCTTTAAGTCATAAACAACTCAAttcttgaagcattgcgaagagccgCTGGCAAACgcactaaagtgctgtttgaatgaatgcttatgagcctgctgctgcctaccaccgctcagtcagactgctctatcaaatatcaaatcatagatttaattataataacacagaaatacgagccttaggtcattaatatggtcaaatacggaaactatcatttcgaaaataaaatgtttattctttcagtgaaatacggaaccgttccgtattttatctaacgggtggcatccataagtctaaatattcctgttacattgcacaaccttcaatgttatgtcataattacgtaaaattctggcaaattagttcgcaacgagccaggcggcccaaactgatgcatataccctgactctgcgtgcaatgaacgcacgagaagtgacaatttccctagtttaatattgcctgttaacatgatcttttaactaaatatgcaggtttaaaaatatatatttctgtgtattgattttaagaaaggcattgatgtttatggttaggtacatttgtgaaACGAAtatgcttttttcgcaaatgcgcctttgttaaatcatcccccgtttggcgaagttggctgtctttgttaggaagaaatagtcttcacagttcgcaacgagccaggcggcccaaactgctgcatataccctgactctgttgcacagaatgcaagagaagtgacacaatttccctagtttaaagaaattcatgttagcaggcaatattaactaaatatgcaggtttaaaaatatatacttgtgtattgattttaagaaaggcgttgctgtttatggttaggtacattggtgcaaagacagtgcttttttcgcaaaatCACCCGTTTGGCTTAGTAGGCTGTAATTCaatgataaatgaacaggcaccgcatcgattatatgcaacgcaggacaagctagataaactagtaatatcatcaaccatgtgtagttaactagtgattatgttaagatggATTATTTTTTATAAGATGtggttaatgctagctagcaccttaccttggctccttgcgacactcgcataacaggtagtcagcctgccacgcagtctcctcgtggagtgcaatgtagtcggccatgatcggtgtccaaaaatgccgattaccgattgttatgaaaacttgaaaatcggccctaattaaaatcgggccattccgattaatcgatcgacctctagtctacggtacaggctggtggtgtaattgtgtggggaatgttttcctggcacacgttcggtcccttgataccaattaaGCAAAGTTTCCATaccccgaagaattcaggcttttctggaggcaaagggcggtactagatgggtgtacctaataaactggccacgaGTGTATATCGTTTTTTCAGTCATAATTATTATATATCGTGGGCTTTTAAAAACCACCCCTTAACTGTTCTCAGCCCACCCATCTCCGTAAAGCACCCTCTAATGATTTCCATGTTTTTAACTGCGCTGTGATGATTCACataagttctgaacctttctaatcacatagtatccacagattgtaAAATTAAAGATAAATAGGTTTTATTGTTTTCACTAGCACTTAAAATTAGGGCCAAATTCGAGCTGGCTCAAATGTTATTCTCAAATTCAAGCTTGGTCGAGGGAAACCCGGGCCAGCGCAGCTCAGTTTCACGACTGGTCGGGCTGGTGACGCTGTTACTATGCAACCATGGATGCTGGTTACTATGGATGCTGACAACGTTTAGCTAGCTCGTCTGGGCTCGTTGCTGTTAGCTAGTACATGGACAagcagtactgtagtagtcagaCATGACAAGAATTACCACCATAGCTGGGTCCTTCATTTTTTAaaagaaaaataaaacatttgcttttAATTGTGAGTCGTGCATGTTTCTCTACTAATAAATGTTTTTTATGACTTGTGTTATAACTGTTAACACATTTTACGAGTATTCCTGAGCAAGGAAGGGGAAACGTAATGCGATACAAACCTGTATGAGTGAGAATGTGCCGCTTCAGGTGGTAGCTACTCCGGAATGCTCCATAGCAGTGCTCACAGATAAAGTTCTTCTGTACTTGTGAATTAtgatcatcatcaccaccattaaTATTCATCTCCACCTGCTGAGAAACACAATGAGTTTAAAATATTACAACTTCTcatattatatacacacacaataagtGTAACGCTACAGCACGCACACTTCTGTCCTGCAATTGTATCCATCACTGTACATGCCATTTTCCCCACTCTCACATAAACACAACTTACCTCCACTTTCTCTCTCAGCTTGTTGGGTGTCGCTGATTTTCTGTGCTTCTTTTTTGTCGGTTGTGTGTTCTGGCTGGCCTGCATATCTTTCTCATCCAGCAGCCTGGGTGCGTGAAATGAGTGTCCATCCTTTCTAATAAACTATCGAGAGGAGAGATAGGGAAAAATTGGTGGGGGAAATGGTTGATAATTCATATGTTTCTAACATACCAACAAAAAAATGGAGCTACTGCTTAGATATgtattctttttttgttgttgatagatTTACTATAACTACATGAATATCAGTTAAGATTAATTGCCAGATTAACCCCGCAATGTAAAGAATCTTCAAATAGGCACATCCTTCTATTCACTGCATTCCATTTTCTCTTATTTTTTTCctgttcagtttttttttttgtctctcaaaatgacaattatatataGAGAATCAACTAAATTGAATGTTCTGAGTCCATGGCAATGCATAGATCACAATGGAAGACAATTCTTTAGGtctgggaaaaaaataaaaaacatttagattttttggtGTAATTCTCCTTTACTTCAAGTGCCTAGTACTTGTGTACCTAGTGAGAGGGGAACGCGTTTTGGTAGCAATGTGTCTGTACTGCACATGTGAGGGCAGAGTTTGCTAAACAAATGCCCACCAATTGATACAAATAATCAGTATATTATtgacaggtaggcctactttgcagttaacatttaattgagaaaacGTTTCTGTCTACCCACAAGACGGTTATCATAAGCATTGCTAACTGGCTATACAAAGTGATAGtcaaacacgcgcacacacagacaggcaatGTTGCTGGAAATTATTCGCCAGATATTGTGTTATATTTGGATTTTTAAGCCAATTGTGGCTAACCAAGTGTGGGCTAATGTAAATGTGGCTGTGATTGGATAGTATCTGGGAGCTTGCAGTGTCTGATACAGTATttgtgagatttgtttatgacagtttgcggTTGAACACATGAAAAATGTACTTTCTGCATTGTTCAGCGAGCTGCTCATAGTCAGGCTGCATGTGTCTATTTCTCACCAGGGGTGGGCAGCTGACCCCCAAGGGCAGGACCATGTGGCTGTGGTGGGACTGGTGATTGTTGTGGTGTCCATGGTGTGATTGGTGAGACTGCTGCTGGTGGCTCTCAGGGTTGTTGATGTCCCTCTGGCCCTGGTCGTGCTGTGACATCTTCTTTTGTCCCCCAGACATGTTGTTGGCCTGCATCAGGGCCATGCTGGACAGCACCGCCTCACAGCCCAGCAACCCAGCCTGGAGGAACAACACAAACAGCAGTTCAGTTGGACAGTAGTATGGTGGCCTAGGATTGTCATCAATTCAGACTGCAGGAACTACACAGGACAAGCAGCAGCTCAGAGTCAGCATCAGGGTCAATGTCAGGGCCACAGTCTCACGCATAAAGGCTGACACACAGGGACTGCAGATGGTCATCCACTGACTGTTTTCAGACTATTTTTGGCCTGGTCTGTCAGGCCTCTAATGGAAAGACTCAAGAGAAAAAGTGAGAATGAGAGAAGGGCTTCAAGCCATGAATGTAATGGAATTGTGGCACAAAGACGAAAAACAagagacaaaataaataaaaacaaaaatggaaAGGAGGAAGGAGAATTCAACTGACCCATTTCATGTGGTCTCGAACTGAGTTGTTGGGATGGTGTGTCATCGCCGGTGCGTGGATTGAatgcgtgtgtgtttgggggTACAGGGGCGCATCAAGGGAGTTCACTCAGGATGAGGGGTGTGAGAAGACTACACCCACCCAAATCATCAGGTGGCAAAGCCTGGAAATAGAGGGTTATTGTGAGGCCAAATTATTTGACCATGACTACTGGTAATCAAATTCAGGCCTAATATATCTAATAGAGTGTAATTTGGTTTAATTATCAGGGGTGCTCGGTCATtgcttatccatatatttatatgtacatattcttattccatccctttacttagatgtgtgtattaggtagttgtggaattgttaggttacttgttagatattgctgcactgtcagaactagaagcacatgcatttctctacactcgcattaacatctgctaaccatgtgtgtgaccaataaaatgattTTATAAATTTGGCATGTCAACAAAGAAAGTTCATATCAGGCTTGGAGACAGCAGCCCCAATGGTTCGGTGTATGCTTCCTCTTCCCATGGAAAACAAAAATATTCTTGTCAAATATTGTTGCAATGATGACAGAAATAAAGCTGGAGAAGGAGGACAAACACATTCTGTTCATGAATATGATCTGGAAAAGGGGTTATGATTCATGCATGTGCAGGTTACTCAAGATACCATTCAATGATGACCCAAGTATAGGCTAACGATGTGATATCATATGTTAAGAGTCAAGTACAAAAACAAACAGGAAAGCATAGTTTACCCTATACACACAGTTGATCGATCGTGTGATCCCTCTACTCTACAAATAAGTACTCTAGTCTCCATGCAAAGCGCACGCTAAAGTTGCCTAGAAGTGAGGTGCTAAATCTGCCTGGAAGTGAAGGCCTATCTACCAAGCTTGTTAGAGCTCACTTCAAATGCAGTATTATTCAGTGCAATTAGACTGCACTGCTCTAGTTAACTACAATAATGTCTGAATACTGAGCGAGCTCAACGTTACAGAAGGAGCTAGCTACCTAATTAGCAAgctaagttagctggctaacgttagctatttaaCGATAGCTAGACATCTTCACTGAGTTTCCGACGCCAAACACCAACACATAGCTATGGGGTAACGTTAGCTAAAACCGTGAGTGAAAATATTGTTTGGTTAAATATTTTGAGAATTAGCGATCAATGAGGTAACTTATGGGGTAAAGCAAGGGTCTGCTTAGGTGAAGCTAGCGCAAGATGACTCACTGGTTGGGTACCCCCCtcagacaacacaacaacagccAGGAAAGGCGTGCGGGTTGAGTGCCGACTACAAACTGTCATAACTCTCATTGCCTTACAATTCTGGGAAATAACTTATGCATTGCAACTCTATGGTGGCTTTGTTGGGAATAACATTTTAGAATGGGTTTACCTtaggtttttttttgttttgcagATTAATATTTCTTGTCGGAGTTCCAATTTTCTCAGTTTACAAACACAGGAAACTACACCGGAAGTGTTCCCCGGGGAGAGCGTCCACATTATGAGTTTAATGACGCATGACATCGGCCATGTTGGTAAGGGAAATATAGGGGGCTTGCTGTTGCGGCGCCATGTTGGAAGACCAGAGTCAGTCTGGTGGAAGTCCTCAAATCGGCCACATGGCTGGCTACGTTTAGCAACCAGCGGAAACATCATAGTGATTACCTAtgagctatctagctagctacggAAATTTAGTGttcaggctaactcaaatgagctgctaaagtagctttacatactgtatatcctgtttgggctagggggcagtattgagaattttggaaaaaatatgtgcccatttttaactgcctcctacaccaactcagaagctagaatatttatattattgttcaggtttggatagaaaacactctgaattttctaaaacagtttgaatggtgtctaagtataacaaaactcatattgcaggcaaaaacctgtgaaaaatagatttaaaaaaatgtgaattttgtgactactatttagtgtcattgttttatagataccatagtgagaaaggattcagttcgcaactcctacggcttccactagatgtcaacgatctttataaagttgtttgaagcatctgtgatgaatacagaccgaattagaatgcttggaagttgacacgtcatcacttcattttttgcgcctgcgcataaatctgagaagagtgtgtttgtcataatcgtttatctagacacttgataggttgtgtgaaaatattactgatgtttcacgttaaaaatggaccaaaagattaatgctaaacaacgtttgacatgtttgaacgaacataaatagattatttacattttacatttacatttttagtcatttagcagacgctcttatccagagcgacttacagtagtgaatgcatacatttcatacaatttcatacatatcatactttttttttttctgcgctggccccccgtgggaatcgaacccacaaccctggtgttgcaaacaccatgctctaccaactgagctacagggaaggctatttaCTGCTctagctacagggaaggctatttactagttttttttttagcttttcagCGTGACTTTACACCCCCACccagcctactgaacgctaactacttggtgttatttggacataaattatgaactttgtcaaaagaaaccacatttgttctggacctgtgattcctggcagtgccttctgatggagataatcaaaggtaaggggatatttacaatgttattatcgatattagatgatgctaactgtatagcttagcttatagcttagcttattgttcttagcatagtaccccgtttattgcaaaatgtgatttcccagtaaagttattttgagatctggccattcggtagcaattacgagatgataatatattattctttgaatgacaatattataatttaccaatgttttcgaatagtaattccgtgatttgtaatgctggattcactgggagcattcgagccgaaaaaaattctgaatttcaccgcgactgtaaatgctgtttttggatataaatatgaacttgatggaactaaaaatgcatgtattgtataacataatgtcctatgagtgtcatctgatgcagattgtcaaaggtaagtgcataattctagctagttttctgtctgttgatgcccttctttgaattggataaacattacacacagctattgtcaatgtactcctaacataacctaactttatgcattctccgtaaagcctctttgaaaatcggacagcgtggttagatttaggagatacatctttcaaatggaggaaaatagttgattatttgagtatttgaaatgattactcttgcagttttgaattccccgccatggtcacatgacaatgaatcccaataccgggataagatcgggataagatcctcaacaggataTTAGGGGTCTCCAACAGTTCGATCGTGAGTTACCAGTAGCCTGCAGCCCACCTTTGAGTAGATCGCCAAACAGTTCCGAAACTACTTCCAATTTTCAAGTGTACCAccgcaaactgtcataaacaatAATCAGAAACCACAAGCTCCCAGCTGCTATCTAATCAACGCAAAATTGCTATTATCCCAACCCTGGTTGGCCGCTATTGTCTTTCAAAGCCAAACCTATCAAAATATCTGTCAATTAATTTCCAGCAGTATTGCCCGTCTGTCTGTGGTGCCCGCATTTGTTTATCACTCTGTGTGTAACCATCTTGTGGGCTGATAGAAATACTTTCCCCAAagccttctcaattaaatgttaactgtaaagtaggcttacctggcagaagcaCTGTATAGCATTTGTTATTTGCAAACTTTGCCATGAAATTAGCAGCAACAGCACATAACCATTGCTAGACCGGCACATTTCTCACTCCATAACtcttctgatgtgatttaagcattgaaATGGACTCAGAACAAATTTGAggctggtgagtaatcaagggctgattgctcaccagccgTACAgggcccataaagctgccaggaAGGCAGCACACTGGAGGGTTGGAGGTAGTGAGAGGTTACTACCGGATAGACGGCCGCATGCTAGAACCAAGGGGCTCTGTGTTCTACCCCAGAGGAGACAGCATTTCCCGGAGCCCAGAAGGCGGTAACCCGGAACCTGGAGGAGACCGATTTtatttttctttattgttttaaATTAACACCTTTGAAACTGAGGCATCACACTTGTGTTCCTGTCagatctgtgtaaacgtcttgaTCAAACCCCCTCGTCTGCCACAAGTGATGGAGAATGCGGGCAGACCAGGGTTGATGTGAAAGCAGTAACAGCATAGACAAGTTGATAGCTCAGTTCGTTTGGGCCCAACAAGCGCAACAGGACATTCAAGAATGAACgctggaagaacagcatctacaGAATTTCCACCTGCTTTAGGAAGTCCGGAAGACGTCGAGACTTACCTCTGCACGTTTGAATGGACAGCACTCCGAGAAGGATGACCCAAGGCGAAGTGGGAGAGTCTGCTGGCCCTGTTTCTGCCCGGAGACTCCCAAAAGGCGTATTATAACCTCATCACCGAACAGGCGGCTAACTACGACTGTGTCAAGAGGGAGGTACTCAGCCGCTACGGGTACAGCCTGGCCCGTTGAGCCCAACTGGAGGTTTGTGGCGAAGCTTCCCCCGAGCCCAGATGAGCGACCTACTGTACATCACCAGGGCATAGCTCCTAACCGACATAGCCACCCGCCTGGTAATCAACAAAGTGGTCATGGATTGCTTCTTACGGGCGCTACCTCACAACATGAGGGCGGAGAGCCTACGTGCGCCCCAGACTTTGGAGGACCTCTTGGGAGCTGTGGAGAAGCACCAGAATACCGAGGCCCTGCTGAAGGGGACGCAGGCCGAGTCCGGTATCCGTCGGAGGGGAAGGATGACACCACTACCGCACTCTCCAATCCGACAGTCAGCCGGGCTAAAGGACTGCAGACCCACGGAGAGACAGCCGGGGGAGAGTCGACCCGCTGCCGACCCCAGGTGGATGAAGACCAAAggaggtgttttgagtgtggcgcCCGGGGACACCTCGCATGGAATTGCCGGGGTCGAGAGAAGTCAATTCCACCAGCGGGCCCCGGAAACGAGCAGGGCCATGCAGTACACTACGTCACCTCCTGTTGGGCCCAAGTCGACGGTCATGACACGCTCTGTTGGATAACACTCATACTAGCGTGCCTGCTGGCCCATCCGAGCGACCATGGTGATGTCCATCTCCTGTGTCCACGGCGACACCAAGAGGTATTTGACCGGGCAGGCAACCATCTTGATGCCACAAGGGAGCTGCCAGATAGTGGTGGGTGCCAGGGAGACGGAAACCCCAACAGATTTACCATGTGAACCTATTGACGAGGTGGCACTTGAGGACAGCCTTGGCCGTGTTGCGGTCAAAACCCGGGACATCGACAGGAGCAGTGGTGGTCCCGAGC encodes:
- the znf740b gene encoding zinc finger protein 740b isoform X2, which translates into the protein MALMQANNMSGGQKKMSQHDQGQRDINNPESHQQQSHQSHHGHHNNHQSHHSHMVLPLGVSCPPLFIRKDGHSFHAPRLLDEKDMQASQNTQPTKKKHRKSATPNKLREKVEQVEMNINGGDDDHNSQVQKNFICEHCYGAFRSSYHLKRHILTHTGEKPFACDVCDMRFIQRYHLDRHKRVHSGEKPYQCDRCNQSFSRTDRLLRHRRLCGVGRSIPKEENQSFSCESRGGAYSQDAPGHTAAWSPLQQQNSRLAV
- the znf740b gene encoding zinc finger protein 740b isoform X1 translates to MTHHPNNSVRDHMKWAGLLGCEAVLSSMALMQANNMSGGQKKMSQHDQGQRDINNPESHQQQSHQSHHGHHNNHQSHHSHMVLPLGVSCPPLFIRKDGHSFHAPRLLDEKDMQASQNTQPTKKKHRKSATPNKLREKVEQVEMNINGGDDDHNSQVQKNFICEHCYGAFRSSYHLKRHILTHTGEKPFACDVCDMRFIQRYHLDRHKRVHSGEKPYQCDRCNQSFSRTDRLLRHRRLCGVGRSIPKEENQSFSCESRGGAYSQDAPGHTAAWSPLQQQNSRLAV